Proteins encoded in a region of the Mycolicibacterium neoaurum genome:
- a CDS encoding alpha/beta hydrolase — translation MKIEQDTLVVDGVACAATWTIPDQDSNRLLPTVFSASGFAGVKEMIMPDYHRDLAERGIMSLTFDYAGFGESAGHPRQQVDPPQQFRAFRAALDVLAANPRVDGSRIGVWGTSLSGGHALKIAATDSRIAAVAAVIPFIYLTPTANIQLAPVLIKDTVLRLFGREGKFQRPAGRGRSRR, via the coding sequence ATGAAGATCGAGCAGGACACGCTCGTGGTGGACGGAGTCGCCTGCGCAGCGACATGGACGATTCCTGACCAGGATTCGAACCGACTGCTGCCGACGGTGTTCAGCGCCTCAGGTTTTGCCGGCGTCAAAGAGATGATCATGCCGGATTACCACCGGGATCTGGCCGAGCGGGGCATCATGTCGCTGACGTTCGACTATGCCGGATTCGGCGAAAGTGCTGGGCACCCTCGTCAGCAGGTTGATCCGCCCCAACAGTTCCGCGCGTTCCGCGCCGCGCTCGACGTGCTGGCGGCCAACCCGCGGGTCGATGGCAGCCGAATCGGGGTCTGGGGAACGAGTCTGTCTGGTGGCCACGCACTGAAGATCGCTGCAACCGATTCGCGCATCGCGGCTGTCGCCGCGGTGATCCCCTTCATCTACCTGACGCCCACGGCGAACATCCAACTCGCGCCGGTGTTGATTAAGGACACGGTGTTGCGATTGTTCGGTCGCGAAGGAAAATTCCAGCGGCCGGCCGGCCGGGGGAGATCGCGGCGATGA
- a CDS encoding DAPG hydrolase family protein produces the protein MGEGILADLRERRLRARAALERAGTLAFKPVSSAQWVNVQTLRSGAIRVQIEHDTLRGVTPQMMRWWFENLAGSTTWNGVDFTGPQVSHYHLWHHRDHIAVTPRSSTSAPGAEITVGTTFTIDEIFNDFHDRIHATVTTTRLDEEEFTFDIIKAGVRVGRIVHLYGPVPGGLRFYAETTIGFDSGPARIANVGRPLFYSARTAENWIQHNIEETGRSEDILPQLYSHATNG, from the coding sequence ATGGGCGAGGGGATACTGGCGGACTTGCGTGAGCGACGCCTTCGGGCCCGGGCAGCGCTCGAAAGAGCAGGGACGTTGGCGTTCAAGCCGGTGTCATCGGCGCAATGGGTTAATGTGCAGACCCTTCGATCCGGTGCAATTCGGGTGCAGATCGAGCACGACACATTGCGGGGGGTGACCCCGCAGATGATGCGTTGGTGGTTCGAGAACCTGGCCGGCTCGACGACGTGGAATGGCGTCGATTTCACCGGCCCGCAGGTCAGTCATTACCACCTGTGGCATCACCGCGATCACATCGCTGTCACGCCTCGCTCGTCGACGTCCGCGCCGGGCGCTGAAATCACCGTCGGCACCACGTTCACCATCGACGAGATCTTCAACGACTTCCACGACCGCATCCACGCCACCGTGACCACGACTCGCCTCGACGAGGAAGAGTTCACCTTCGACATCATCAAAGCCGGTGTGCGGGTTGGTCGAATCGTGCACCTCTACGGCCCGGTCCCTGGCGGACTGCGGTTCTACGCCGAGACCACGATCGGCTTCGACTCCGGGCCGGCGCGGATCGCCAATGTCGGACGCCCACTGTTCTACTCGGCGCGCACCGCCGAAAACTGGATACAGCACAACATCGAAGAAACGGGACGCTCCGAAGATATCCTCCCGCAGCTCTACAGCCACGCGACCAACGGCTGA
- the glpR gene encoding gephyrin-like molybdotransferase receptor GlpR, which translates to MPSIPQSLLWISLVVLWLFVLVPMLVSKRDNVRRTSDVALATRVLNSGRNARLRRPRASAGHHSDPDWKPAADDEFDADLEAELDEQTGQRKRAVVLAAAAEEPAESPYLDVDIVDEDSGALPMGSLRVEDPEAPVTEELTLDFGGAEAKAEPTAEQATEDAAEKPASEDPVTDDYEYVEDTAGLEVEDDEVAGDPELAESMASARRNRYESKTAQAVSARKYTFRKRMLLGMSVTLMISTLLALIVSPSLWWLAGMAGAVTVLYLAYLRRQTRIEEQLRRRRAQRMMRSRLGVENTEDGEFDVVPARLRRPGAAVLDIDDEDPIFEHLDYASFARHYDLPRAAGQ; encoded by the coding sequence ATGCCAAGCATCCCCCAATCTCTGTTGTGGATCTCCCTCGTCGTTCTCTGGCTTTTCGTGCTGGTGCCGATGTTGGTGAGCAAACGCGACAATGTCCGGCGCACCAGTGACGTCGCTCTGGCGACTCGGGTGCTCAACTCGGGTCGCAATGCGCGCCTGCGCCGGCCGCGAGCCAGCGCCGGGCACCACAGCGACCCGGACTGGAAACCCGCCGCCGACGACGAATTCGACGCCGACTTGGAGGCCGAACTCGACGAGCAGACCGGACAGCGCAAGCGCGCCGTCGTGCTCGCCGCGGCCGCCGAGGAGCCCGCCGAATCGCCGTATCTGGATGTCGACATCGTCGACGAGGACTCCGGTGCACTGCCGATGGGCTCCCTGCGTGTCGAAGATCCCGAGGCGCCGGTGACCGAGGAACTGACCCTCGACTTCGGCGGTGCCGAGGCGAAGGCGGAACCGACCGCCGAGCAGGCCACCGAGGACGCTGCCGAGAAGCCGGCGTCCGAGGATCCGGTCACCGATGACTACGAGTATGTCGAGGACACTGCGGGGCTTGAGGTCGAGGACGACGAGGTCGCCGGAGACCCGGAGCTCGCCGAATCGATGGCCAGCGCTCGCCGCAACCGCTACGAGTCCAAGACGGCGCAGGCTGTCAGTGCCCGCAAGTACACCTTCCGCAAGCGGATGCTGCTGGGCATGTCGGTGACGTTGATGATCTCGACGCTGCTGGCCTTGATCGTCTCGCCCAGCCTGTGGTGGCTGGCGGGCATGGCCGGTGCGGTCACCGTGCTCTACCTGGCGTACCTGCGACGTCAGACGCGCATCGAGGAGCAGCTGCGCCGCCGCCGCGCCCAGCGGATGATGCGGTCGCGGCTGGGTGTGGAGAACACCGAGGACGGCGAGTTCGACGTGGTGCCCGCACGGCTGCGCCGCCCCGGGGCGGCCGTCCTGGACATCGACGACGAGGACCCGATCTTCGAGCACCTGGACTACGCATCGTTCGCGCGGCATTACGATCTGCCGCGCGCGGCCGGTCAGTAG
- a CDS encoding GNAT family N-acetyltransferase, with product MTRWRTSPAHPGWPVPVGPLRVPGGVVTLRPVRLRDGAQWSRLRLAERAHLEPWEPSSEVSWEARHALSSWPAVCSGLRGEARRGRMLPFVIELDGQFAGQLTIGNVTHGALRSAWIGYWVTKQSNGAGVATAALALGLDHAFGPVMLHRVEATVRPENAASRAVLAKAGFREEGLLKRYLDVDGGWRDHLLVALTIEEVQGSVAATLVRAGRASWT from the coding sequence GTGACTCGCTGGCGCACCAGCCCCGCACACCCCGGCTGGCCGGTTCCGGTGGGGCCGCTGCGCGTGCCCGGCGGGGTGGTGACCCTGCGCCCGGTGCGGTTGCGTGACGGCGCCCAGTGGAGCCGATTGCGGTTGGCCGAGCGTGCCCACCTCGAACCGTGGGAACCCAGCTCGGAGGTGAGTTGGGAAGCGCGCCATGCCCTTTCGTCGTGGCCGGCGGTGTGCTCGGGTCTGCGGGGTGAGGCCCGGCGGGGGCGGATGTTGCCGTTCGTCATCGAGTTGGACGGTCAGTTCGCCGGCCAGCTCACGATAGGAAACGTCACGCACGGGGCGTTGCGCTCGGCGTGGATCGGTTACTGGGTGACCAAACAGTCCAATGGTGCGGGGGTGGCGACCGCGGCGTTGGCGCTCGGTCTGGATCATGCGTTCGGGCCGGTCATGTTGCACAGGGTGGAGGCCACCGTGCGGCCGGAGAACGCGGCGAGTCGGGCGGTGCTGGCGAAGGCGGGATTCCGCGAGGAGGGGCTGCTCAAGCGCTACCTCGACGTCGACGGCGGGTGGCGCGACCATCTGCTGGTGGCGTTGACCATCGAGGAGGTCCAGGGTTCGGTCGCCGCGACCCTGGTGCGCGCCGGCCGGGCCAGCTGGACCTGA
- the glp gene encoding gephyrin-like molybdotransferase Glp: MRSVEEQQARVAAAAVAPRPVRVAIAESQGLMCAEEVVTERPLPGFDQAAIDGYAVRSVDVLSVGGTDDDGLNREVSLPVVGEIEAGARTPSRLQPRQAARVQTGAPMPTLADAVLPLRWTDGGQSRVRVLRGVRSGAYVRRTGDDVQPGDVAVRAGTIIGPAQVGLLAAVGRDKVMVHPRPRMTVLSVGGELVDVSRTPGNGQVYDVNSYALAAAGRDAGAEVNRVGIVDTDPAALREVVEGQISRSEVVVIAGAVGGAAAESVRAVLAELGEMEVARIAMHPGSVQGFGQLGRDGVPVFLLPANPVSALVVFEVMVRPLIRMSLGKRQPLRRVIQARTLAPITSVAGRKGYLRGQLMRDQDTGEYLVQALGGAPGASSHLLATLAEANCLVIVPSEAEQIRTGEVVDVAFLAQRG, from the coding sequence GTGCGTTCGGTTGAGGAGCAGCAGGCTCGAGTAGCGGCCGCTGCGGTGGCTCCGCGGCCGGTGCGCGTCGCCATCGCCGAATCCCAGGGGCTGATGTGTGCCGAGGAGGTCGTCACCGAACGACCCCTACCGGGATTCGACCAGGCCGCCATCGACGGCTACGCCGTGCGCAGTGTCGATGTGCTGTCGGTCGGCGGGACCGATGACGACGGGTTGAACCGGGAGGTCAGCCTTCCGGTCGTCGGTGAGATCGAGGCGGGTGCGCGAACCCCGAGCCGCCTTCAGCCACGGCAGGCCGCCCGGGTGCAGACCGGCGCGCCGATGCCGACGCTGGCCGACGCGGTGTTGCCGCTGCGCTGGACCGACGGCGGGCAGTCCCGGGTGCGCGTGCTGCGCGGTGTCCGCTCCGGGGCGTATGTGCGGCGCACCGGTGATGATGTGCAGCCCGGTGACGTCGCGGTGCGGGCGGGCACCATCATCGGTCCGGCGCAGGTGGGTCTGCTGGCAGCTGTCGGACGCGACAAGGTGATGGTTCATCCGCGGCCCCGGATGACGGTGCTGTCGGTCGGCGGCGAACTGGTCGACGTATCGCGCACGCCGGGCAACGGCCAGGTCTACGACGTGAACTCCTACGCATTGGCCGCGGCCGGCCGCGATGCCGGTGCCGAGGTGAACCGGGTGGGCATCGTCGACACCGATCCGGCGGCTCTGCGCGAGGTGGTCGAGGGACAGATCAGCCGATCCGAGGTCGTCGTGATCGCCGGGGCGGTCGGGGGAGCGGCGGCCGAGTCGGTGCGGGCGGTGCTCGCCGAACTGGGCGAGATGGAGGTGGCGCGCATCGCGATGCACCCCGGTTCGGTCCAGGGTTTCGGGCAGTTGGGGCGCGACGGGGTGCCGGTGTTCCTGCTGCCGGCCAATCCGGTGAGCGCGCTGGTGGTCTTCGAGGTGATGGTGCGCCCACTGATCCGGATGTCGCTGGGTAAGCGGCAACCGCTGCGTCGGGTCATCCAGGCGCGGACGTTGGCGCCGATCACCTCGGTCGCCGGCCGCAAGGGCTATCTGCGCGGCCAGTTGATGCGCGATCAGGACACCGGGGAGTACCTGGTGCAGGCGCTCGGCGGCGCGCCCGGCGCGTCCTCGCATCTGCTGGCCACCCTCGCCGAAGCGAATTGTCTGGTGATCGTGCCCAGCGAGGCCGAGCAGATCCGTACCGGCGAGGTCGTCGACGTCGCCTTCCTGGCACAACGCGGTTAA
- a CDS encoding UTP--glucose-1-phosphate uridylyltransferase, whose protein sequence is MTQAEVPIPRTAVVPAAGLGTRFLPATKTVPKELLPVVDTPGIELVAAEAAEAGGERLIIVTSEGKDGVVAHFVEDLILEGTLEARGKHVMLEKVRRAPALIKVEAVVQAEPLGLGHAVGCVEEKLLPDEDAIAVLLPDDLVLPTGVLETMSKVRAKRGGSVLCAIEVPQDEISAYGVFDVEVVPDAANPNVLKVNGMVEKPKAEDAPSPYAAAGRYVLDRAIFDALRRVDRGVGGEIQLTDAIQLLIDEGHPVHVVVHRGSRHDLGNPGGYLKAAVDFALERDDYGPELRRWLVERLGLAEN, encoded by the coding sequence ATGACACAGGCAGAGGTACCGATTCCGCGGACGGCCGTCGTCCCGGCGGCTGGTCTGGGGACGCGTTTTCTTCCCGCCACGAAGACCGTCCCCAAGGAACTGTTGCCGGTGGTGGACACCCCGGGTATCGAGCTGGTGGCCGCCGAGGCCGCCGAGGCCGGCGGTGAGCGGCTGATCATCGTGACCTCCGAGGGCAAAGACGGTGTCGTCGCGCACTTCGTCGAGGACCTCATCCTGGAGGGCACGCTGGAGGCCCGCGGCAAGCATGTGATGTTGGAGAAGGTGCGCCGCGCACCGGCACTGATCAAGGTCGAAGCCGTCGTGCAGGCCGAGCCGCTGGGCCTCGGCCACGCCGTCGGTTGTGTCGAGGAGAAGCTGCTTCCCGACGAGGACGCCATCGCGGTCCTGCTGCCCGATGATCTGGTGCTGCCGACCGGGGTGCTGGAAACCATGTCGAAAGTCCGTGCCAAGCGCGGCGGTTCGGTGCTGTGCGCCATCGAGGTGCCCCAGGACGAGATCAGCGCCTACGGCGTCTTCGACGTCGAGGTGGTACCCGATGCGGCCAATCCGAATGTGCTCAAGGTCAACGGCATGGTCGAGAAGCCCAAGGCCGAGGATGCGCCGTCGCCCTATGCCGCGGCCGGCCGCTACGTGCTGGACCGCGCGATCTTCGATGCGCTGCGGCGCGTCGACCGCGGCGTCGGCGGGGAGATCCAGCTCACCGATGCCATCCAGTTGTTGATCGACGAGGGGCATCCGGTGCATGTGGTGGTGCACCGCGGCTCCCGACACGACTTGGGAAATCCCGGCGGGTACCTCAAGGCTGCGGTTGACTTTGCGCTAGAACGCGACGACTACGGACCGGAGCTGCGGCGCTGGTTGGTCGAGCGATTGGGCCTGGCCGAGAACTGA
- a CDS encoding 5-formyltetrahydrofolate cyclo-ligase, which yields MLTKPALRRRILAARRALPAAVREHETRSLQTHIARLAADVQTIAAYIPVGSEPGADPYSVPLLDDLVCSRILLPIARAGQSMQWAVYRRGALVSAPFGLQEPAPPWLAPETIAQAELVLIPALAVARDGTRLGRGAGFYDRALHLADPSAPLVAVVRDDELLDAIPAEPHDVPVTHALTPGAGLTPLGERE from the coding sequence ATGTTGACGAAACCGGCCTTGCGACGGCGGATTCTGGCGGCTCGCCGCGCACTGCCCGCCGCGGTTCGCGAGCACGAGACACGGTCACTGCAAACGCACATTGCGCGGTTGGCCGCCGATGTCCAGACCATCGCCGCCTACATTCCAGTCGGCTCGGAGCCGGGTGCCGATCCGTACTCGGTACCGCTACTCGACGACCTGGTGTGCTCGCGCATCCTGCTGCCGATCGCCCGAGCCGGCCAGTCGATGCAGTGGGCCGTCTACCGCCGCGGCGCGCTGGTGTCTGCGCCCTTCGGTCTCCAGGAACCGGCACCTCCGTGGCTCGCCCCGGAGACCATCGCGCAGGCCGAACTGGTCTTGATCCCGGCGCTGGCGGTGGCCCGCGACGGCACCCGACTGGGCCGCGGCGCGGGCTTCTACGATCGGGCGTTGCACCTCGCCGATCCGTCGGCCCCGCTGGTCGCGGTCGTGCGTGATGACGAACTGCTCGACGCGATCCCCGCCGAACCGCACGACGTGCCGGTGACGCACGCGCTGACCCCTGGCGCCGGACTCACCCCGCTTGGTGAGCGGGAATGA
- a CDS encoding FmdB family zinc ribbon protein, translating into MPTYSYACTECDNRFDVVQAFSDDALTACPKCNGRLRKLFGKVGVVFKGSGFYRTDSRDSSKSSSSSSKSSSGDSSSSSSSDSGSSSSSTSSSSSSSSSSTSTSSSSSSTPAAASS; encoded by the coding sequence GTGCCTACCTATTCCTACGCGTGTACCGAGTGTGACAATCGGTTCGACGTGGTTCAGGCGTTCAGTGATGATGCCCTGACCGCATGCCCCAAATGCAACGGACGGCTGCGCAAGCTGTTCGGCAAGGTCGGCGTGGTCTTCAAGGGCAGCGGCTTCTACCGCACCGACAGCCGCGACTCGTCCAAGTCATCGAGCTCGAGCTCCAAGAGCAGCAGCGGTGACAGCTCCTCGAGCAGCTCCTCGGACTCCGGATCTTCCTCGAGTTCGACCTCGAGCTCCTCGTCCTCGAGCTCGTCATCCACCAGCACGTCATCGTCGAGCTCGTCGACCCCGGCCGCCGCCTCCAGCTGA
- a CDS encoding SAF domain-containing protein, with protein sequence MGESLDPTVLTRVRAALRPDWTRTVAARRAAAGVLVVLAAVIALRPDPAGERIDVVIAAADLAPGSPLEAVDLTVESRLTTTVPDGAQTDIGDVVGAHLTAPARRGEVLTDVRLLGTRLTEATAGPDARVVPIPLTDAAVVELIRPGDVLDVLAAPDSGSPPELIATRAVVAMVSAETDGPSPGTQRVVMVVLPRQAATAVAGAALTGHLTVTFH encoded by the coding sequence ATGGGGGAATCGCTTGATCCGACGGTCCTGACCCGCGTGCGCGCAGCTCTACGCCCCGACTGGACGCGGACCGTCGCTGCGCGTCGTGCCGCCGCCGGCGTACTCGTCGTGCTGGCCGCCGTGATCGCCCTGCGTCCCGACCCTGCCGGTGAGCGCATCGATGTGGTCATCGCCGCCGCCGATCTCGCCCCCGGTTCTCCACTGGAAGCCGTCGACCTGACGGTCGAGTCGCGGTTGACCACCACCGTGCCCGACGGCGCGCAGACCGATATCGGCGATGTCGTCGGTGCACACCTGACCGCACCGGCACGCCGCGGTGAGGTACTCACCGACGTCCGCCTGCTCGGCACCCGCCTCACCGAGGCGACGGCTGGTCCCGACGCAAGGGTGGTGCCGATACCGCTGACCGACGCGGCCGTGGTCGAGCTGATCCGCCCCGGTGACGTGCTCGACGTGCTGGCTGCCCCCGATTCCGGCTCCCCGCCCGAGCTGATCGCCACCCGTGCGGTGGTGGCGATGGTGTCCGCCGAAACGGACGGACCGTCTCCGGGAACGCAGCGCGTCGTCATGGTGGTGTTGCCGCGGCAGGCCGCCACCGCGGTCGCGGGCGCGGCCCTGACCGGACACCTCACCGTGACGTTCCACTGA
- the mscL gene encoding large-conductance mechanosensitive channel protein MscL: MLKGFKEFLLRGNIIDLSTAVVIGTAFTALVTAFTDSIIQPLIDRIGAGGDSDYGILRIPIGGNQTIDLNVLLSATINFVLIAAVVYFVIVLPFSKFRKQKEETVEAEVVLLTEIRDLLAERPGPTAEQRLDPDAPKPTI, encoded by the coding sequence ATGCTCAAGGGTTTCAAGGAGTTCCTGCTCCGCGGCAACATCATCGATCTCTCGACCGCGGTCGTCATCGGTACCGCGTTCACCGCATTGGTCACCGCGTTCACCGACAGCATCATCCAGCCGCTGATCGATCGGATCGGCGCCGGCGGCGACTCCGATTACGGAATCCTGCGCATCCCCATCGGCGGCAATCAGACCATCGATCTGAACGTGCTGCTCTCGGCGACCATCAACTTCGTCCTGATCGCCGCCGTCGTGTACTTCGTGATCGTCTTGCCGTTCAGCAAGTTCCGGAAGCAGAAGGAAGAGACCGTGGAGGCGGAGGTGGTGCTGCTGACCGAGATCCGCGATCTGCTCGCCGAGCGTCCGGGCCCGACGGCCGAACAGCGTCTGGATCCCGACGCACCCAAACCCACCATCTGA
- a CDS encoding MspA family porin, with protein sequence MKTISRVFLAMIAAIAAMFVSTGTSNAGLDNELSLVDGKDRTLTIQQWDTFLNGVFPLDRNRLTREWFHSGKAKYMVAGPGAEDFEGVLELGYQVGFPWSLGVGINFSYTTPNVALSGDPGFGVIGVGALPLVGEIATPPLLPGASISADLGNGPGIQEVATFSTEVAGPEGAVAVSNAHGTVTGAAGGVLLRPFARLVSSLGDSVTTYGEPWNMN encoded by the coding sequence ATGAAGACAATCAGTCGGGTGTTTCTCGCGATGATCGCGGCTATCGCGGCGATGTTCGTGAGCACTGGCACCTCGAACGCAGGCCTCGACAACGAGCTCAGCCTCGTCGATGGCAAGGATCGCACCCTCACGATCCAGCAGTGGGACACCTTCCTCAACGGTGTGTTCCCCCTCGACCGCAACCGCCTGACCCGTGAGTGGTTCCACTCCGGCAAGGCCAAGTACATGGTCGCCGGCCCGGGCGCCGAGGACTTCGAAGGTGTCCTGGAGCTGGGCTACCAGGTTGGCTTCCCGTGGTCGCTGGGCGTCGGTATCAACTTCAGCTACACCACCCCCAACGTCGCCCTGAGCGGTGACCCGGGCTTCGGTGTCATCGGCGTCGGCGCGCTGCCGCTCGTCGGTGAGATCGCGACCCCGCCGCTGCTGCCCGGTGCCTCGATCAGCGCCGACCTCGGCAACGGCCCGGGTATCCAGGAAGTCGCGACCTTCTCCACCGAGGTCGCCGGCCCCGAGGGTGCTGTCGCGGTGTCCAATGCTCACGGAACCGTCACCGGTGCCGCCGGCGGTGTGCTGCTCCGTCCGTTTGCTCGACTGGTGTCGAGCCTGGGCGACAGCGTCACCACCTACGGTGAACCGTGGAACATGAACTGA
- a CDS encoding MogA/MoaB family molybdenum cofactor biosynthesis protein produces the protein MVTELAATLSASLSSAGYTVTGMEKPGDMVGRALVVVVDDRTAHGDEEDHSGPLVTELLAESGFLVDGVVVVAADEVEIRNALNTAVIGGVDLVISVGGTGVSPRDVTPEATVDLLDRELLGISEALRASGLSAGIVDAGVSRGLAGISGSTLVVNIAGSRAAVRDGMATLSPLAVQVIGQLSRLDI, from the coding sequence ATGGTGACCGAGCTGGCGGCCACCTTGTCTGCGTCGCTGTCGTCGGCCGGATATACGGTGACAGGCATGGAGAAACCAGGGGACATGGTCGGCCGCGCGCTCGTCGTCGTCGTCGACGATCGGACGGCACACGGGGACGAAGAAGACCACAGCGGGCCGCTGGTCACCGAGCTACTCGCGGAGAGCGGGTTTCTGGTCGATGGCGTCGTGGTCGTCGCTGCCGACGAGGTGGAGATCCGCAACGCGCTCAACACCGCGGTGATCGGAGGTGTGGACCTGGTCATCTCGGTCGGTGGCACCGGAGTCAGCCCACGCGATGTCACCCCGGAGGCCACGGTGGATCTGCTGGACCGCGAGCTGCTGGGCATTTCGGAGGCGCTGCGGGCATCGGGTCTGTCGGCGGGCATCGTCGATGCGGGTGTCTCGCGCGGGCTGGCCGGCATCTCGGGAAGCACGCTGGTGGTCAACATCGCCGGCTCGCGGGCCGCTGTCCGCGACGGTATGGCGACGCTGTCTCCGCTTGCGGTCCAGGTGATCGGCCAGCTGTCCCGGTTGGACATCTGA
- a CDS encoding S1C family serine protease, whose product MTNHPRYTPPPSQAGSGPSGYESGYEGRATGYPGGYTQPYDWRYARQAHPQQSQQHGQQQHGQQPRPQYDPYRPAQGPGVGGQKRSRTGGLLAGALAIAVVSAGIGGGVAVLATPDQPTTSFSSSSGATPGQPAASVPAGSVEQVAAKVVPSVVKLETNLGRASEEGSGIILSSDGLILTNNHVVATGDAPGGRAETKVTFADGRTAPFRVVGTDPSSDIAVVRAEGVSDLTPITLGSSSDLRVGQDVVAIGSPLGLEGTVTVGIVSALNRPVAAGGDSKNQNTVLDAIQTDAAINPGNSGGALVNMNGELVGVNSAIATLGSSSGGSQSGSIGLGFAIPVDQAKRIADELVQNGTASHASLGVQVGNDASVDGAKIVEVTQGGAAAAAGLPSGVVVTKVDGRVINSADALVAAVRSKAPGTKVTLTFDGPGGSQTMDVTLGKADK is encoded by the coding sequence ATGACGAACCACCCGAGGTACACCCCGCCTCCGTCCCAAGCGGGTAGCGGCCCGAGTGGATACGAGTCCGGCTATGAGGGGCGGGCCACCGGATACCCCGGCGGCTACACGCAGCCCTACGACTGGCGTTACGCACGGCAAGCCCATCCGCAGCAGTCCCAACAGCACGGCCAGCAGCAGCACGGCCAACAGCCCCGTCCGCAGTACGACCCATACCGACCCGCGCAGGGTCCGGGCGTCGGTGGCCAAAAGCGGTCACGCACGGGCGGTCTGCTCGCGGGCGCGCTCGCGATCGCGGTGGTGTCGGCCGGTATCGGTGGTGGCGTGGCGGTGCTGGCCACTCCCGACCAGCCGACCACCAGCTTCTCCAGCAGCAGCGGAGCCACCCCGGGCCAACCCGCAGCCAGCGTCCCGGCCGGATCGGTCGAGCAGGTCGCGGCCAAGGTGGTCCCCAGCGTGGTCAAGCTGGAGACGAACCTGGGCCGGGCCTCCGAGGAGGGATCGGGCATCATCCTGTCCAGTGATGGGCTGATCCTGACCAACAACCACGTCGTGGCCACGGGTGACGCACCGGGCGGGCGCGCTGAGACCAAGGTGACCTTCGCCGACGGCCGCACCGCGCCGTTCCGCGTGGTCGGTACGGACCCGAGCAGTGATATCGCCGTGGTCCGGGCCGAGGGGGTTTCGGACCTGACGCCGATCACGCTCGGCTCGTCCTCGGACCTGCGCGTCGGCCAGGACGTCGTCGCCATCGGTTCACCTCTCGGCCTGGAGGGCACGGTCACCGTCGGTATCGTCAGCGCGCTCAACCGTCCGGTGGCCGCCGGCGGCGACAGCAAAAATCAGAACACCGTGCTCGACGCCATCCAGACCGATGCCGCGATCAACCCCGGCAACTCCGGTGGCGCGCTGGTCAACATGAACGGCGAGCTGGTCGGTGTGAACTCGGCGATCGCCACCCTCGGTAGCTCCTCCGGCGGCTCGCAGAGCGGATCGATCGGCCTGGGCTTCGCCATCCCGGTGGACCAGGCCAAGCGCATCGCCGATGAGCTGGTCCAGAACGGCACCGCCTCGCACGCCTCGCTGGGTGTTCAGGTGGGTAACGACGCCTCGGTCGACGGCGCGAAGATCGTCGAGGTCACCCAGGGCGGGGCGGCCGCCGCGGCCGGGTTGCCCAGCGGCGTGGTGGTGACCAAGGTCGACGGCCGGGTGATCAACAGTGCCGATGCGCTGGTGGCCGCCGTGCGGTCCAAGGCTCCCGGCACCAAGGTGACCTTGACCTTCGATGGTCCCGGCGGATCCCAGACCATGGACGTGACCCTAGGCAAGGCCGACAAGTGA